The following nucleotide sequence is from Solidesulfovibrio carbinolicus.
TGATGCGATTGTTGCTTATGGCGCTGGCCTTGTGCATGCTGGCCGGCTGCGCCGAGAAGTCCGGTTCCAAGTCGTTTATCGGCATCGACGCCTATCAGGAAGAAAGCCGCAGCTGGAAGCAGGGTGAGGACGGCGACATGCGGTTTGGCCGCTATTCCACCCACCGCTACGCCGCCACCCAACACGGCGTGGATTATTCGCCGACCACGAGTGCCTGGGGAAAAACATACTATTAAGCCAAGTGGTTATAGTTCGAAAGCCCGGCCGCGACAGACGTCGCGGCCGGGCTTTCGCCATTTGCAGCGGAAAAACTAGTCGGCGACGACCATGACGCTGGAGGCCTTGACCATGGCGTGGACCTTGGCCCCGGCCTTAAGACCCATGTTCTCGGCGGATTCCTTGGTGATGACCGAGACGATCTCGACGCCGGGGGCGGCTTCAATGACGACTTCGGCGTTGACCATGCCGATGGTGACCTTCTTCACGGTGCCGGGGATGAGATTGCGGGCGCTGACTTTCATGATGGTACTCCTGGCCTCGGGGCCGTCTTGAGGCGGGGTCGGGAAGGCCTCGCCGTTGCGTTCCGTGAGGCAAGAGATAATACAGGATTTACTCACACGCAAATTAATTTTTTCGTGTTAGTGATGTTATTATTAACACATTAAATTACAGTATTTTACCATTAGTTGAGTCACGCTGATGAATTTTGCGAGATTCTTGATTTGAAAGATATGATTTTCGCTTAGCTCTATGATTTTAAATATTTACTGTAAAAAATTGTAAAATGCTCGCCGGAAAATGTTACGAGAAGAGCAGATGCGATGCAGGCGCGGGGATGGGACATCTCGCCTTGGCCGCCCTGTCCCTGGGCAGTGGTGGCGGACAGGCGGTTTGGGACAGCGGTGCAGGACCGGGCGGTGCAGGACCGGGCGGTGCAGGACCGGGCGGTGCAGGACCGGGCGGTGCAGGACCGGGCGTGCGCCCCCGCTTGGGGCGCACGCCCATTGATTTACTTGGCGGCGAAGTCAAGCCGCACCACCACCGTCGGGTCGAGCACCTGGAAGGTGAAGGATTCCAGGAAGAACAGGGCGACCTTTTCGGTGTCGTGGGAGGCGTAGCCGATGGCGATGTCGCCGCCGAGCGTCATCTCCAGATCGCCGCCCCGGGTGGAGAGCAGGTAAGCTTCCTCAATAAACGGGCTGACGATGACCTGGCCGCCGAGCATGGTTTCCAGGTACTGCGACAGGGGATAGCCCCGCACATGGCCCGACAAGGCCACCCACAACTCCGGGCCGACCACCAGGGCATAGGGGCCTTCCACCGAGGTCTTGCGCAGGGCCGTCAGCGCCTTGGAGACCTTCTCGGCGATGTCCTCGGGATTGGAGGAGACCTGCAGCCTAGTCTGGCTGGAGACTTCCGACAGGCCCTTGATGCCGGCCGGAGCAAAGCCGTGGTAGAGGGCCTCTTCCTCGAACCGGGCCAGTTTTTCGGCCGCCTCGTCCAGGGCGGCCAGATCGATGTCCTTGCCGCCCCGGGCGGCGTTGTCGATCTCGGCGATGTCCAGGGTGAAGGGCACTTTCACTTCGACCAGCGGTTTGACCTGATGCAGGCCGTAGGTGATGCCCGAGACCGACTGGGTCTTGGCGTATTCAATGCGCCCCAGGGGCACGGCGGCGTATTCCCAGCCAAGCGGCCCGGCGACGTCCACGACCCGGCGGCCCGAGAGCATGGTGGTCAGCGTCTGGCGGGCGCGGCTGTCCACGGCCTGCCAGGCGGCGGCGGTTACGGGGGCGAGATCGCGTTTGAGAATATCCATGGCGTCTCCCGTGGGTTAGCGGTTGCCCTTGAGGCTGCCGATGCCAAGCGAGCCGGAGCCGGCCGGGCTTTGGGGGGCGTTCGCCCCGCCTTCGGCGGCGTCTTCCAGGGCGGTGATGTCGCCGGTGGTGAACAGGTAGGTGCGCATGACCGCGTCCCAGCCCGGCATGGTGCGGCGCAGCCATTCCAGGCCCATGATGGCGTGCTCCATCTCCTCGTCGCGGTTGTGGGCCATGATGGCCTTGATCTGCGGATCGGAGGCGGCGACCACCCGCTGGTGGTACCAGTTGATGGCCTCGATCTCTTCCTTGAGGCTGGTCAGCGCCCGGACGAAATCCCGGTCCAGGGGCGAGAGCTCGGCAACGGGTTCATGATACTGGTCCATGCTTCCTCCTTGGCGCGCCCGGCAAGGCGTGGGCGAGGGCGCGAAATTGGGGCCAGTATGCCACAGGCCGGCGGGAATGCAACGGCTCGGGCAGGAAAGTCGCGTGGCGTTCAGGCGTCGGGCGGGGCGCGCTCGTGTCTGGCGGCATGAGGCCGCCATGCGCTAAGGGCGGTCCGCTTGGGACCGGGCCGGTGCTGGGCCGGGTAGGGTGGGCAGGGGAAATGAGGCCAAAGCGGCCTGGAAGGCCGGCGCGCCGGGGAACCCGGAAGTCCCACGGTTCGCGCCGGCCGAATACGGGTCAGATGATGATGAGGTTTTTGATCTCGTCGCTATCCGCCTCGTCAGGCGGAAAATGCGGCGCGAGTAGGCCGGCCAGGGTGTCCAGGCAGGCGATGAGCGCCTCCTTTTGCCGGCCGGCGGCGATGCCCCCGGTCAGTGCCGCCGTGGCTGCGTCCAGGGCGGCGGCGTCCAGGCGGCCGACAAGGCCCTTGTCGGGCTGGATGAAGACCAGCCGCTCGAAGACCGAGATGTAGACCAGCACGGCGTTGCGGTGTTTGGTTTCGGTCAGGCCATGGCTGAAAAACGCGGCCTGGGCGGCCTGCTTCGTTTCGGCCAGCCGCCGGGCCTTGGACACGAACAGGCGTTTGACGTCCGGGCAACGTTTGGCCGCTTCGAAGCCGGCCAGGGCGAACACGCCGCCAAAAAGTAAGAACAGCCACAAGTTGCGCGTGCCGAAAGCCAGGCACAGCACCAGCCCGGCGCACAGCCCCACGACCACGGCGCAGGCCAGCTCGGCCTTGGGATAGTCGTCGCTGGCCTCCACCACCATGGGCACGATTTCGGCCGAGGTCCGGGCTTCGGCCCCGGCCACGGCGGCCACGATGGCTTCCCGGTCGGCCGGGGAGAAAAAGGCGTTGACATATTTGCTCATGACTCCCTCCTACCAGCTTCCCGACGAGCCGCCGCCGCCAAAGGAGCCGCCGCCGCCGGAAAATCCGCCGCCGCCGCCCGACGAGCCGCCGCCGACATAAAAGCCGCCGCCCCGGCGTCCGCTGCCGCCCCGGAACAGATACGGACCCACCAGCCCGAGCACCGCGCCGCCCAGGCACAGCAGGGCCAGCATGGCCAGGGTCAGGCCGAACAGGGCCCCGCCCAGGGGCAGGGCCAAGCCGAGCAGCCCGGCCCGGGCCGGGGCCGGCAGACCGGAAAGCAGGGCCGACAGGATCATGGCCAGGATGAAAAGCCCGAAAAACGCGTTGTCGTCGTGGCCCGAGGCGTGGCCGTCGCCGGGCGCGGCCTGGTACTCGCCGCGCGCGCCCTCGATGATGGCGGCCACGCCGGCTTCGATGCCGGCGTCGAACCGGCCGGCCTTGAAGGCCGGCACGATGGCGTGGTCGATGATGCGCCCGGTCAGCGCGTCGGTGAGCCGGCCTTCCAGGCCGTAGCCCACCTCGATGCGCACCTTGCGGTCGCCCTTGCTGACAAGGAGCAGCACGCCGTTGTCCTTGCCCTTCTGGCCGATGCCCCAGGCCTGGGCCACCTTGACGGCGTAGTCTTCCAGGGGTTCGCCCTGCAGCGACGGGATGGTCAGCACGACAAGCTGGGTGGAATCCGTGCGCTCGAAATCGGCCAGGGCGGCGTCCAGGCGGCTCACCGCGTCCTTGGAGAGCATGCCGGCGTTGTCGTTGACCCGGCCCGTCAGGCGCGGCACGTCCAGGGCCAGGGCCTGCCCGGCGCACAGGGCAAAAGCGAGCAGTACGGCGGCCAGGGGAGCATGGTAAGGCAGGCGTAAGGAAAGCATCCGCGATAACCTCCGTCGGCTAGAACTTCACCTTGGGGGCCTGCTGGGCCGCGTCGTCGGCCTTGTAGTATTCCTTGGGCGCGAGATGGAGCAGCATGGAGTTGGTCATGGAGTTGGGGAAGGTGCGGATGGAGCTGTTGTAGATCTGCACGGCCTCGTTGTAGCGCTGGCGGGCTACGTTGATGCGGTTTTCCGTGCCTTCGAGCTGGTGCTGCAGATCGCGGAAGTTCTGGTCGGCCTTGAGCTGGGGATAGTTCTCGGCCACGGCCAGAAGGCGCGACAGGGCGGACTGCATCTGGCCCTGGGCCTGCTGAAAAGCGGCCATTGCCTTGGGGTCGGCCAGGGTTTCGGGAGTGAGCTTGATTTGGGTGGCCTTGGCCCGGGCCTCGGTGACGGCGGTCAGGGTGTCTTTTTCGTGGCTGGCATAGCCCTTGACCGTTTCCACGAGGTTGGGAATGAGGTCCAGGCGACGCTGCAAGGTGGCTTCCACGTTGCCCCAGGCGGCTTTGACCGCCTCGTCGTTGGTCTGCATTTCGTTGTAGCCGCAGCCGGTGAGCCCGAAAAGGGCGACGACAAGGGCCAGGGCGGCAAGCAGTCGGTTCATTGGGCGCTCCTGTGGGAAAAGTCTATGGACAATAGACGGCCTATACCCCGCTCGGGCGGGGCAGGCAAGAAGTCCGAATGTTATTGGCGGCAGGCAGGAAGGCGAGGGGGCGGGCAGGCCGCGCCCGGTCCGGCCACGGAATGGGGCGGGCCGGCTTAGTCGGCCCGCCCCCGGCCCAGAATCCGGGCCACGATGTCCCGGGAATTGGCTTCGGCCTGCAGGTATTCGTCCAGGGACAGGCCCGCGCCCAGAGCCACCTTCTTGCGGCGGTCCTGGCTGACGAAATCTTCCGGGGCATGGGCGTCGTTGTCGATGACGAGCTTGGCCCCGAAGCGCCGGGCCATGGCCGCCACATGGCCGTTGGTCAGGCTGTGGCCCTTGCGGGTGGTGATTTCCAGGGCCACGCCGCGCTCGGCGGCCAGCTCCGCCTCTTCGGGCGTGATCATGCCCGGATGGGCCAGGATGTCGCAGCCGCCTTCGATGGCGGCCAGGTTGGTGCCCGTTTCCACCGGCTCGACGATGGTCTCGCCGTGGACCACCACGATCTGGGCTCCGGCCGCCCGGGCGCGCTCCACGAGCTGGGGAATCAGCGGCGGTGGCACATGGGTGATCTCCACGCCATAAAGGGCCGTCAACCCGAGAAAAGCGCCGGTTTCGGCCACGAACCGGCCGATGTTGGCCAGGATCAGGTCGAGGTTGGAATGATCGGCGTGGTCGGTGAGCGCCACGGCCTTGTAGCCGGCCTTGACGGCGCGACGCACCAGTTCGGCCGGAATGAGCACGCCGTCGGAAAA
It contains:
- a CDS encoding TOBE domain-containing protein, giving the protein MKVSARNLIPGTVKKVTIGMVNAEVVIEAAPGVEIVSVITKESAENMGLKAGAKVHAMVKASSVMVVAD
- a CDS encoding family 1 encapsulin nanocompartment shell protein, coding for MDILKRDLAPVTAAAWQAVDSRARQTLTTMLSGRRVVDVAGPLGWEYAAVPLGRIEYAKTQSVSGITYGLHQVKPLVEVKVPFTLDIAEIDNAARGGKDIDLAALDEAAEKLARFEEEALYHGFAPAGIKGLSEVSSQTRLQVSSNPEDIAEKVSKALTALRKTSVEGPYALVVGPELWVALSGHVRGYPLSQYLETMLGGQVIVSPFIEEAYLLSTRGGDLEMTLGGDIAIGYASHDTEKVALFFLESFTFQVLDPTVVVRLDFAAK
- a CDS encoding encapsulin-associated ferritin-like protein → MDQYHEPVAELSPLDRDFVRALTSLKEEIEAINWYHQRVVAASDPQIKAIMAHNRDEEMEHAIMGLEWLRRTMPGWDAVMRTYLFTTGDITALEDAAEGGANAPQSPAGSGSLGIGSLKGNR
- a CDS encoding TPM domain-containing protein; protein product: MSKYVNAFFSPADREAIVAAVAGAEARTSAEIVPMVVEASDDYPKAELACAVVVGLCAGLVLCLAFGTRNLWLFLLFGGVFALAGFEAAKRCPDVKRLFVSKARRLAETKQAAQAAFFSHGLTETKHRNAVLVYISVFERLVFIQPDKGLVGRLDAAALDAATAALTGGIAAGRQKEALIACLDTLAGLLAPHFPPDEADSDEIKNLIII
- a CDS encoding TPM domain-containing protein; translation: MLSLRLPYHAPLAAVLLAFALCAGQALALDVPRLTGRVNDNAGMLSKDAVSRLDAALADFERTDSTQLVVLTIPSLQGEPLEDYAVKVAQAWGIGQKGKDNGVLLLVSKGDRKVRIEVGYGLEGRLTDALTGRIIDHAIVPAFKAGRFDAGIEAGVAAIIEGARGEYQAAPGDGHASGHDDNAFFGLFILAMILSALLSGLPAPARAGLLGLALPLGGALFGLTLAMLALLCLGGAVLGLVGPYLFRGGSGRRGGGFYVGGGSSGGGGGFSGGGGSFGGGGSSGSW
- a CDS encoding LemA family protein; its protein translation is MNRLLAALALVVALFGLTGCGYNEMQTNDEAVKAAWGNVEATLQRRLDLIPNLVETVKGYASHEKDTLTAVTEARAKATQIKLTPETLADPKAMAAFQQAQGQMQSALSRLLAVAENYPQLKADQNFRDLQHQLEGTENRINVARQRYNEAVQIYNSSIRTFPNSMTNSMLLHLAPKEYYKADDAAQQAPKVKF
- a CDS encoding histidinol phosphate phosphatase domain-containing protein is translated as MIDLHTHTTFSDGVLIPAELVRRAVKAGYKAVALTDHADHSNLDLILANIGRFVAETGAFLGLTALYGVEITHVPPPLIPQLVERARAAGAQIVVVHGETIVEPVETGTNLAAIEGGCDILAHPGMITPEEAELAAERGVALEITTRKGHSLTNGHVAAMARRFGAKLVIDNDAHAPEDFVSQDRRKKVALGAGLSLDEYLQAEANSRDIVARILGRGRAD